The genomic interval CATTTCCGCATTAAGAAGATTTACAAACGCTCCTACGCTGCTAGAAGAAGCTCGTATTGCCTTGTCTGAAATCTCAATTTGACCGTAAAGATTTTTTAGCGTGCTTACAAATTGAACATATTGATTGCCATACGCAGAGGGCAAATCTCCATCTTCTGTGCCTGCGCCTATGCCGCCGTTAATGCCAAAAGGCGCAAGTTTTCGCACTTCTTTTCCCCATACGTCTTCTGTCGATTGCTTTATCTTAGCCAAAAACGGATTTATTTCGGTGTTTAATTGATTGCTTACCACATCAAGATAAACTGTTTTTAATACGCTTTCGGCATTGGTTAATGTTACCATCTAAAACTCTCCTTTTTTTGATAAAAGTTCTTTTGCCAGACTTTGCGCGTCTTTTAGATTTTTGGGACGAATCGGGGGCAAAACGCTTATCACCGTACTCTGTCCGCAAATCGTTCTTGGAACATTGACGCTTACAAGTTTGGACAAATAATCATTGATAAAATGCTGTCTTATTTCTTCGTTTTGATAAACAAAATCATTTAGGAACTTCTCGTCTTTCAAAATATCCGCCGGATGCTGAACCTTGGAGATAAGCACCGCATTAAAAGCTGCGAGCAAATCGTTAAACTCAGGCTTCATAGTATTAAGCGCCTGTCCGATTTCAAGCGCATATTCTTTTGCCTGCGGATACTGTTCAAAAAACCTGTCAATCACAAGCTCTGTTTGGTCGTTTGCTTGCTCTTCTTGTTTTACAGGCTCGCTGCCGTTATCCTGTCCGGGCGACAACGGGTTGTCTGCAACTTGGTCATTTTGAACTATTTGATCTTGGTTTTGGGTTTCAAGTGTCTTTTGCTGAAAATCTTGTTTTTCGTTTTCTAATTGCTTTTTTAAGGCGGCGTATTCCTGACATTTTTTTGTATAAGCCGAATGCAGGTTGTTGTACGCCTTCAAAAGCTCTTCTGTTGACTTGAACTTAGAAAGAGTAATATCATTCATTGATTTCACCCTTGTTAGATAAACTCATAATCGCTTTGTGATGTCTTATGTGTTTTAAAAACCGTTCTTTTATGCTATCTTTTTTAGAAAAACCGTCTGAAAGCATATATTTGATATGCTCTTCGATATGCAGTTCATGATTGTCTATTTCGCTTGCATCCTGGTCTTGCTCCAATAACGCAAGGTTTTCTCTTTGCGCCTGCTTGATATGTAACCCGTCTATATCGCGCGCGTTTTCGTAAATTCCAAGCCCCAGCATCTCCAAAATCTTATGCCGCATGCGATTGCTTATTTTGCCATTTTCGTCCGCTAGTATCCCCGTTTTTAGCAAATCAAAAACAAAACTTCGCTTATTGGCTGGAGTCTGATTAAGTTCGTTTTCAGAAGCAAACACCACATCATCGCTATTGAGATCGCTTTTTTTCCAATAATATGTCTCCAAGTCGCCGTTTTCGCCTACGATTTTTAGCACGCGCGCTTCGTTCGAATATTCCCTGTAAATGCGCAAAATCATTTTAGCGATAGACTTGATCGCATCACGGATAAACTCCGCGCTCATAGAAAGCCTTGTGTCGTCCTGTTCGATAAGCAGCTGCAAGCCTACGCCAGACGAAACACTGTTAGGCACCTGGCTGTTACGCATGATCTCGGACACGCCGCTTATGCTGATAAACTCTGACATTATGCGGTCTTCTTCTGCGTTTAGTTCGCTGGGCAGTCTGCCCGTATCCATAAAAACAGGCGGATTGGCACCTTGTCTATACACCACGATTTTGCCGGGCGGCAAACCGTCTTCTGTAAGCTCGTCTATATCAACCGCACCGTCTTCTACCGCCAGCACGCCCGCCGCTAATCGGTTCAAAAACTCAGCTTTTCTGTTTTTTACTGCATTATAGCTTCGCTGAACAGGTATAGCTCGTTCGATTATGCTGATCCCAAAAAAACTTCCTGCAGTCTTGGTGCAGGTTTGTTTTACAAAAGGGAACGCAGGCGTATTCTCCGCGCCTACATTATAAGGTAGTTCTCCGATATGCAACAGCTTGTCTTGAGTGATTATAATCAGCCTGCCTTTAGGGAATTGCTTGGTCGGCTTTTGATAAAACTCTATTACTATCGAATGTTTTTTTGGCGTTTGAGTAATATTTTTTTCTGACTGATACAGACCAAACACATTGACATCTTCGCCCGAAACGGTTATACCCCATGTGTCCTTGATATAATCAACCTCGCATGCTCTTGCGTGAATAAGACTCTGGCAATCCTCGACTTCGCACGAATTGAGATAATCGGGATATATTTCAAATGGCGGCACAACCGTTATAGATATGTCGCCCTGATAAACAGGCGTTCCGTCTTCAAGTTTTCCAGCAATTTTGCCTGCGTTTTTATCCCAGCCGATTTTATAAAAAACAGTTCCGCACGTTTCGCTCCATACCGTGGCCTGTGAAATCAATCGGCTCAAATCGTTTTTATGATAAATAGAATTAAGCAGCATGGACGACACCTTGGCGGTATAAATATCCGAATCAGAATCAGTAGCAGGCACAACGCTCATAACAGGACGCACCCTGTTGAGCTTGGCAAGTCGTGTTTCAAGTATAGGCGCGAGGTGGTTATACACCTGCCTTTCCTGCCAAAAAAACTGCTTGTCGCAATCCTGTATTTCACCGTTTGAGGCTATGTCGCAGTATTGATTTCCCAGCACAAAATTCATATTAAGCTGCCATTGAAGCTCATATTTTCTTCTTTGGTTGCGTCTGTTTTGATAATCGCTTCTTATTTCCTGGATTAGTTCTTCTACGCTTTTTCCGCCAAACAGATAAAGACTGCTTTTGGGTATTTCTTTTTTCATATTTTTTCTACCTTGTTTTCTTGGCTCTTTTTTGTTTTGCTATGCGCTTTTAAAACCTTTGCACCTTCTTTGGTTAAAGTATCCAGGCAAGCGCTGCATATATGAATTTCATTTCTTATCCCCAGCCTTTTTGCCCTTATCGCAAACTCCGCTTTGTTGGGGCAAACTCCCATCTCGCAGCGGGACACGTATTTCAGCTTGACTATTTCCACTATTTAGCTCCTCCATAATTTCGTGCTTGAGTTTGTTGATTTCGTTCTCCAACTCTTGGTCTGACATCTCATTAATATTCTGTTCCATATCAATAAGCAGTTTTGCTGCCGCAAGGTCGGGCGGAATATGCTTTTTGGTTACTTTTTTCTTGGTTAGTTTTAGCCCTTCCTCGTCCATGACATATTCTTCAACAACTTCATTGACATTGTAGCCTTGCGCTTTTTTTGCTATCACCTTCAAAAAATCATCTTTCACATTCTGTACCCCTGCCTTAACCTTTTGATAAGCCTTTCTTTATCTTTGGTGATTATGCTCTTGTTTGTTTTTATTTCAGGCGGTTCGGGGCGGCTCATTATGTAATACCTGAGTTCGTCCATAGCATGGTCTAATTCCTTTTTGGGCATATCGCCCGCATCCCAGCGGTAAGACAAAAACTCCTTGATCATGTTGACGCAATGCGAAAAAACATATAACTTGGGCTTGCCGTTTTCGCCTTTTAGATAATATTTGACACGCGAAATCCCCGAAAACACATCTTTGTTGACCTTGTGATTGACATGGATGCCCTCGTCATAAAAAAGCTCGCTTACGCTTTTCGTGCCTGCCAATGTCTTTGCCGCCGCCGCACTGTCTATCAGTGCGGATATATGCCCCGATTTATCTTTAATCCATCCAAGATCCGCGCATATTTTTTTGATTCGGTCGGCATGATACTTTACATCCTTTCCTGCCTGATAATGCTCGGCTATCACATATACATTGCCGTCATAGTCCACAGCGTACCAATGCGCCGAAAGCGGATTGTTTAGACCTGGGTCTATCGAAATATTGTCATACCATTCAACAGGCACGCTGAACGGTTCTATCACATGCACACTGGTGTCAAACTCTTTATATACAAGTCCGCCTAACCCTGAAAACTTGCCGTACCGTCTTGAATCCAGTTCTTCGCTGTCTAACAGTCTAGTCATACGCTCTATTTCTGCTTTATCTAAGTACGGATTGTCCGCCCATTCCATGTGAATATGCCACAAATCTGGATCGTTCTTTTGGTTTTTGAATATCAGTTCATACACCCAGTTAAGCCCTTTTAAGGGAGTCATGGTTACCCAGATATAGCCTTTTTTGTCCAGCAGCCTCATGCGGCATTCATCGTATATGTCTTTTGGCGGCTCTTCGTCTATCCATACAAAATCAAGACTAGTGCCTTGAAATTTTTCTCTGCCCTGATCGCAGCTTTTAAACCCAAGTCTAGATATTCCGCCGAAAACATTTTTGACCAAGATATAATCAATCACGCCCTCAGAATAATTGTCTTTAGAACCTGACGACATAACCACATCTGCAATGCACCGCTTAGGCAAATATTCCAAAATCTTTCTTTGTGCGACATCGCGAGATACCTGACTAGACAGCGAAACCGCCCAGCCGCTTACATTGGGGCGGTTGGGTTTATATGGGTGATTGCCTAACAGCGTCCACACTGTTTCCACCGCCCCGCATTCTGTTTTTCCGCTTCGATTTCCTCCAAAGACAAAGCGCGTGCGTGCGCAAGCGTTATGAAACATAAGCTGTTTTTTGTGAACTTTTTCGCCTGTGTTGTATTTTGACAATTTATCTGAAACGCTTCTTAAATCCAGTTCTTTTTTTAATTTGAGATATTTTTGAATTTTTTGGTTTATATCCATAATCAAACTTAACATTATTCGACACAAAGTCAGAAAATCATAGTATAAAAGTTAACTTGCGGGGCGTATAATTTTAGTTGATGAAGAGGTTGTTTTGCTTTTTTATTTTTTTGCTTTTGTCGATTGTATCTGTATTCGGCGGTTTTTGGACATACCCAAAAAAAACTCATGCGCAAAACGGAAATTTAGGCTATGGACTGATCGTGGAGTCAAAGTCTGTACTCTACCGCAATCCTGTCAATTCGGATACTTTGGACAACATCTATTTTTATTTGCCTGAAACTTATTTTGTAGAAGTGTTGGAAAAAATTGATGATGTTTTTTATAAGGTTAGGTATGTTGATGTAGTCGGTTATGTCAAATTTTCAGCTATTAATATAAAAAACTATGTGCCCGTCTCGGTTTTTCCTACCAATCTGTCCCTAAAAATCAACGGTGATATTACGGTCAATGTCCGTTCACTGCCTGACACAAGCTCTGCCCTTATAACAACCTTGCCTTCAGGCACAAGCGTTGAATATTACAACAAAACATCCGGACAAGAACTAAACAGCGGTTCGGCATATTGGTATTATGTCAAAATCAACACCGGCACGCAGACCTTGTACGGATATGTGTATTCGGACTATATAACGCTAAACAGCGAAATAATATATCCAAACGATATCTCTCCCATGCCCGTAAGCAACGAAAAAGATCCAGACGAGATACTCAATGACAAATACACCTTCTGGACTCAAATAATAATTGCTCTAGCTGTTTGCATCCCGATAGTGTTTATAATCTATCTTATTTTCAAGCCTAGAAAAACAGCCTAAATTTCAATAGGTTTTTTGTCATAAAAAGCAGCCAAAACTTAAGGCTGCTTATTTTTCGTACATTATCCCCTGTCTTTGCATATAAACTGCTTTTGGTATAATTTTTATGTCAGGCTTTTCTTTCTTTTGTGTGTTTTTAGTTTTTTGAACGCACAATTTCATAAGCCATTTTTGATTTCCATAAGTTTTCAAAAACCAATCATCATCAAATCCGTTTTTTATAAAATACTCATTACAAACCTCAGGCAGATCTTCTAATAGTCTAAAAAT from Clostridia bacterium carries:
- a CDS encoding SH3 domain-containing protein translates to MKRLFCFFIFLLLSIVSVFGGFWTYPKKTHAQNGNLGYGLIVESKSVLYRNPVNSDTLDNIYFYLPETYFVEVLEKIDDVFYKVRYVDVVGYVKFSAINIKNYVPVSVFPTNLSLKINGDITVNVRSLPDTSSALITTLPSGTSVEYYNKTSGQELNSGSAYWYYVKINTGTQTLYGYVYSDYITLNSEIIYPNDISPMPVSNEKDPDEILNDKYTFWTQIIIALAVCIPIVFIIYLIFKPRKTA
- a CDS encoding phage terminase large subunit, which encodes MDINQKIQKYLKLKKELDLRSVSDKLSKYNTGEKVHKKQLMFHNACARTRFVFGGNRSGKTECGAVETVWTLLGNHPYKPNRPNVSGWAVSLSSQVSRDVAQRKILEYLPKRCIADVVMSSGSKDNYSEGVIDYILVKNVFGGISRLGFKSCDQGREKFQGTSLDFVWIDEEPPKDIYDECRMRLLDKKGYIWVTMTPLKGLNWVYELIFKNQKNDPDLWHIHMEWADNPYLDKAEIERMTRLLDSEELDSRRYGKFSGLGGLVYKEFDTSVHVIEPFSVPVEWYDNISIDPGLNNPLSAHWYAVDYDGNVYVIAEHYQAGKDVKYHADRIKKICADLGWIKDKSGHISALIDSAAAAKTLAGTKSVSELFYDEGIHVNHKVNKDVFSGISRVKYYLKGENGKPKLYVFSHCVNMIKEFLSYRWDAGDMPKKELDHAMDELRYYIMSRPEPPEIKTNKSIITKDKERLIKRLRQGYRM